A portion of the Tenacibaculum todarodis genome contains these proteins:
- a CDS encoding LexA family protein: protein MTVETPKNLTFFTPEFSKNEGTIFIDTGISAGFPSPADDFRETRISLDDELISNREATFFAKVSGQSMIGAGLDDKDLLVIDRSIEPTNNKIAVCFLDGEFTVKRLRVQGEEVWLQPENPNYPIIKITEDNNFVIWGIVTSVIKKV, encoded by the coding sequence ATGACTGTAGAGACTCCGAAGAATTTAACTTTTTTCACTCCTGAATTTTCAAAAAATGAAGGAACTATTTTTATTGATACAGGTATTTCTGCTGGTTTTCCATCTCCTGCAGACGATTTTAGAGAAACACGAATTTCTTTAGATGATGAGTTAATTAGCAATAGAGAAGCTACTTTTTTTGCAAAAGTTAGCGGACAATCTATGATTGGCGCTGGTTTAGATGATAAAGATTTGTTGGTTATTGATAGAAGTATTGAGCCAACTAATAATAAAATTGCTGTTTGCTTTTTAGATGGTGAGTTTACAGTAAAACGTTTACGTGTTCAAGGAGAAGAGGTTTGGTTACAACCAGAAAATCCGAATTATCCTATTATAAAAATTACGGAAGATAATAATTTTGTTATCTGGGGAATTGTTACCAGCGTAATTAAAAAAGTGTAA
- a CDS encoding AraC family transcriptional regulator codes for MLNTKPTLKKIKLTFGSSIVAIQETKKRKRSEAFWHFHPEVEMVYVNKGKGRRHIGNHLSYFNNSQLILIGSNLPHNGFIDRLTSKGKETLVQFHPELLGNALNSIPEMKNILQLLERAKNGILFKSEIKKVVGPKIEKLPKYEGIKRLTKLLEILELLALTDNYTLLNENGYVFEIQPQDTDKIDKIFKYVNKNFQSQITLDQIADVANMTVPAFCRYFKKVTGKTFTQFVNEYRVFYASKLLTESQSSVTDICFECGFNNFSHFNKVFNDVIGKSASKYRNEIKSIVQ; via the coding sequence ATTTTGAATACAAAACCAACATTAAAAAAAATAAAGCTAACCTTTGGTAGTTCTATAGTAGCTATACAAGAAACAAAGAAGCGCAAAAGGAGTGAAGCATTTTGGCATTTTCATCCAGAAGTAGAAATGGTTTACGTTAATAAAGGAAAAGGACGTAGACATATTGGTAATCATTTATCTTACTTTAATAATAGTCAATTAATTTTAATAGGCTCTAATTTACCCCATAATGGTTTTATAGATCGTTTAACTTCTAAAGGAAAAGAGACTTTAGTACAATTTCATCCAGAGCTTTTAGGAAACGCTTTAAATTCTATACCAGAAATGAAAAATATATTGCAGCTTTTAGAGCGCGCAAAAAACGGTATTTTATTTAAATCTGAAATTAAAAAAGTTGTTGGGCCTAAAATTGAAAAATTACCCAAATATGAAGGAATAAAAAGGTTAACAAAATTATTAGAAATATTAGAGCTCTTAGCTTTAACGGACAATTATACTTTATTGAATGAAAATGGTTATGTTTTTGAAATACAACCACAAGACACAGACAAAATAGATAAGATTTTTAAATACGTTAATAAGAATTTTCAAAGTCAAATTACTTTAGACCAAATTGCAGACGTTGCAAATATGACTGTGCCTGCTTTTTGCCGTTACTTTAAAAAAGTTACAGGAAAAACATTTACACAGTTTGTAAATGAATATCGTGTGTTTTATGCCTCAAAATTATTAACTGAAAGCCAAAGTAGTGTTACCGATATTTGTTTTGAATGCGGGTTTAATAATTTTTCGCACTTTAATAAAGTCTTTAATGACGTAATTGGTAAAAGTGCTTCAAAATATAGAAATGAAATAAAATCGATAGTACAATAA
- a CDS encoding DUF2975 domain-containing protein, protein MKRVLSSLKLFCTLLVISTSYKFFKELYKIIHYFIYGGNKLKIFSFNFPKNWSEGIYYLLSVVVLILVGYLIYLAIEFRKVFFKFSNEEVFTKENSERLRKIGKGLIIYATIHVIFELVLGFSNVIQLPNETAYGSGYNVGKVLGIVIRERLPLFLVALFVQFISFIVVKGSIIKQENELTI, encoded by the coding sequence ATGAAAAGAGTATTAAGTTCATTAAAATTATTTTGTACTTTATTGGTAATAAGTACTTCGTATAAATTTTTCAAGGAATTGTATAAAATTATTCACTATTTTATTTACGGTGGAAATAAGTTGAAAATTTTCAGTTTTAATTTTCCTAAAAATTGGAGTGAAGGAATTTATTATTTATTATCAGTTGTTGTATTGATATTAGTTGGTTACCTTATTTATTTAGCGATAGAATTTAGAAAAGTCTTTTTTAAATTTTCAAATGAAGAGGTATTTACAAAAGAAAATAGTGAAAGGTTACGAAAAATTGGAAAAGGACTCATTATTTATGCTACTATTCATGTGATTTTTGAATTGGTATTAGGTTTTTCAAATGTTATTCAACTACCTAATGAAACAGCGTATGGTTCAGGATACAATGTTGGAAAAGTTCTGGGAATTGTAATAAGAGAAAGACTTCCATTATTCTTAGTAGCATTATTTGTTCAGTTTATCTCTTTTATCGTTGTTAAAGGAAGTATTATAAAACAAGAAAACGAACTAACAATATAA
- a CDS encoding HD domain-containing protein codes for MNKNNIIKNTIKFVKETLKGAEGGHDWFHIERVYKNALLIAKDENVDEFIVSLGALLHDIADAKFYDGDETVGPKMAREFLENENVSEEIIIHIENIINFISFKTSLSSGKKFTSPELEVVQDADRLDAIGAIGIARCFNYGGFKNRTLYNPEIAPNLTMSKDEYKKSTAPTINHFYEKLLLLKDKMNTTSGKRIATDRHNYMEGFLQQFYDEWNGKK; via the coding sequence ATGAATAAAAATAACATCATAAAAAATACCATAAAATTCGTAAAAGAAACACTAAAAGGTGCAGAAGGCGGTCACGATTGGTTTCATATAGAACGTGTCTATAAAAACGCTTTATTAATTGCAAAAGACGAAAATGTGGACGAATTTATTGTTTCACTTGGCGCTTTATTACACGACATTGCCGATGCAAAATTTTATGATGGAGATGAAACTGTTGGACCTAAAATGGCGCGTGAATTTTTAGAAAATGAAAACGTTTCCGAAGAAATTATTATTCATATTGAAAACATCATCAACTTTATTTCTTTTAAAACTAGTTTGTCTTCTGGTAAAAAATTTACTTCACCCGAGTTAGAAGTTGTACAAGATGCAGACAGGTTAGATGCAATTGGCGCCATTGGTATTGCACGTTGTTTTAATTATGGTGGATTTAAAAACAGAACCTTATACAATCCAGAAATTGCTCCAAATTTAACGATGAGCAAAGACGAATATAAAAAATCTACAGCACCAACAATTAATCATTTTTACGAGAAATTATTACTCTTAAAAGATAAAATGAATACTACTTCTGGAAAACGAATAGCTACAGATAGACACAACTATATGGAAGGTTTTTTACAACAATTCTATGATGAATGGAACGGTAAGAAATAA
- a CDS encoding DUF2975 domain-containing protein yields MKAEKLFKTLVDSIFILQIVGFLTLIVAIPTMYLTSINFENVSVIKWPFLLWILAFIYVFSYVLFIVGVFYLKKLSKELLKEKYFSNYVIQNSIRTGKMFIVSGCLMILVFLIQFVSRLTNYSLRLAYSTEFIFALFIIAIGLFFLIQGKILNKGNQLKQENDLTI; encoded by the coding sequence ATGAAAGCAGAAAAATTATTTAAAACGTTAGTTGATAGCATTTTTATATTGCAAATTGTAGGTTTTTTAACCTTGATAGTTGCAATTCCGACAATGTATTTGACTTCAATAAATTTTGAAAATGTATCAGTTATAAAATGGCCTTTTTTACTTTGGATATTAGCTTTTATATATGTATTTTCTTATGTGCTATTTATTGTTGGAGTTTTCTATCTAAAAAAACTTTCTAAAGAACTTTTAAAGGAAAAATATTTTTCCAATTATGTAATTCAAAATTCAATAAGAACAGGTAAAATGTTTATTGTTTCTGGCTGTTTAATGATTTTAGTTTTCTTGATTCAGTTTGTCTCAAGATTAACTAATTATTCTTTGCGATTAGCTTATAGTACAGAGTTTATTTTTGCATTATTTATTATAGCAATTGGATTGTTCTTTTTAATTCAAGGAAAAATATTAAATAAAGGAAATCAATTAAAACAAGAAAACGACTTAACAATATAA
- a CDS encoding DUF2975 domain-containing protein: MRKLHILKAIVDFTWIFAIPLVMVIIAFIPAIFFYDFGDLNITINSINFNSVDSSMPLKLLLALNALNYLLIIYALYLFRRVLYFFLLVKVFDNKVIQLFNKIGYLLTISGVVTLVLSFLSKLYFEQKMSLEFGLNPYIVIVCLGLFFMVLGEIFIVAKTAKQENDLTI; encoded by the coding sequence ATGAGAAAATTACACATTTTAAAAGCGATTGTAGATTTTACTTGGATTTTTGCTATTCCTTTAGTTATGGTAATTATAGCTTTTATTCCTGCTATTTTCTTTTATGATTTTGGCGACTTAAACATAACAATTAACTCAATTAATTTTAATTCTGTTGATAGCAGCATGCCGTTAAAGTTATTACTTGCATTAAACGCACTAAATTATTTATTGATAATTTATGCTTTATATTTATTCAGAAGAGTTTTATATTTTTTTTTATTAGTAAAAGTTTTTGATAATAAAGTAATTCAATTATTTAATAAAATTGGTTATTTACTTACCATTTCTGGAGTAGTTACTTTAGTTCTATCTTTCTTAAGTAAACTGTATTTTGAACAAAAAATGAGTTTAGAGTTTGGTTTAAATCCATATATAGTAATTGTATGTCTTGGACTATTTTTTATGGTTTTAGGTGAAATATTTATAGTTGCAAAAACAGCAAAACAAGAAAATGATTTAACAATATAA
- a CDS encoding M50 family metallopeptidase, translating to MGSKIIEFIGIIFTIQFVLGIHELGHLVTGLIQGFQFELFVVGPLGIKREDNKIKVYLNKNLAYYGGVAAVLPVDDNPKNIKKFANVILAGPLSSLVLSIICLIFTCFFNFSGELFMFMAGFTSFGIFLATTIPSKTGTFFSDRKRYQRLISKGKERETEIALLRIIGIYGRDNSYKNVNIDDINLVIQDTHYQYFGIFCKLSFQHETTGSFDIKTKANFDELTFTMPKSFVKVIAKELDKLIQVAN from the coding sequence ATGGGAAGCAAAATTATAGAATTTATAGGCATTATCTTTACAATACAGTTTGTGTTAGGTATACATGAACTCGGTCACTTAGTAACTGGTCTAATACAAGGATTTCAATTTGAATTATTTGTTGTTGGACCTCTTGGAATTAAAAGAGAAGATAATAAAATTAAGGTTTATCTTAATAAGAATTTAGCCTATTATGGAGGTGTAGCTGCGGTTTTACCTGTTGATGATAATCCTAAAAACATTAAAAAGTTTGCAAATGTAATTTTAGCAGGCCCTTTATCATCGTTAGTTTTGTCTATTATTTGCCTTATTTTTACGTGTTTTTTTAATTTTTCTGGAGAATTATTTATGTTCATGGCAGGTTTTACTTCATTCGGTATATTTTTAGCAACTACAATACCTTCAAAAACAGGAACTTTTTTTTCTGATAGAAAACGTTACCAAAGACTAATTTCTAAAGGTAAAGAAAGAGAAACAGAAATAGCTTTATTAAGAATAATAGGAATTTATGGAAGAGATAATTCTTATAAAAATGTGAATATTGATGATATAAACCTAGTAATTCAGGATACACATTACCAATATTTTGGAATTTTCTGCAAATTAAGTTTTCAGCATGAAACAACGGGTAGTTTTGATATTAAAACAAAAGCCAATTTTGATGAGCTAACATTTACAATGCCTAAGTCATTTGTAAAAGTAATTGCTAAAGAATTAGATAAGTTAATACAGGTAGCCAATTAA
- a CDS encoding helix-turn-helix domain-containing protein produces the protein MAIIINLDVMLAKRKMKSKELAAIIGITTANLSILKSGKAKAVRFSTLEAICKALDCQPADILEFKED, from the coding sequence ATGGCAATTATTATAAATTTAGATGTAATGCTTGCCAAGCGTAAAATGAAGAGCAAGGAATTGGCAGCAATTATAGGAATAACTACAGCAAATCTATCTATCCTAAAATCTGGTAAAGCAAAAGCGGTTAGGTTTTCTACGTTGGAAGCAATTTGTAAAGCATTAGATTGCCAACCAGCAGATATTTTAGAATTTAAAGAAGATTAG
- a CDS encoding Y-family DNA polymerase, producing the protein MFALVDCNNFYASCERVFNPNLQGKPVAILSNNDGCVISMSDEAKKIGLPFGAPIFKWEEFCKQQNISVLSSNYPLYGDMSERVMKILAQFSPDIEVYSVDESFLELKGFDNINLEAYATKIRSRILQWTGIPVCVGIAPTKALSKVANKIARSNIKQSKGICIIDSEEKRVLALKWTKIGKVWGIGRRLKTRLETKGIITAFDFTQLASSLVLKEFSIVEWRLQKDLQGISKILLEDTTSSKKMIATTRSFERTFSNIHDIKERVSTFATSCAEKLRKQNSSCYMLIVMLRSDRHKKDEAQHSVSKTVVFSNPTNSTLTLSSAAVKAVSTIFKSGIKYKRAGVIVTGIVAEDNYQLDLFSTENPKHKPLMQAIDKLNRTFKADKIKLANQDLKRTWKMRQERLSPKYTTNINDVITVK; encoded by the coding sequence ATGTTTGCACTGGTAGATTGTAACAACTTTTATGCGTCTTGTGAGCGGGTTTTTAATCCGAATTTGCAAGGGAAACCTGTTGCTATTCTTAGCAATAATGACGGTTGTGTTATTTCTATGAGTGACGAAGCCAAAAAAATAGGATTGCCATTTGGTGCGCCAATTTTTAAGTGGGAAGAGTTTTGTAAGCAACAAAATATTTCGGTTTTATCATCTAATTATCCGTTGTACGGAGATATGAGCGAACGTGTTATGAAAATTCTTGCACAATTTTCTCCAGATATAGAAGTCTATTCTGTAGATGAGTCTTTTTTAGAGTTAAAAGGATTTGATAACATCAACTTAGAAGCCTACGCAACTAAAATAAGAAGTAGAATTTTACAGTGGACAGGAATTCCGGTTTGTGTTGGTATTGCGCCAACTAAAGCGCTGAGTAAAGTTGCTAATAAAATTGCACGATCTAATATTAAGCAGTCAAAAGGAATTTGCATTATAGATTCTGAAGAGAAAAGAGTTTTAGCTTTAAAATGGACTAAAATTGGTAAAGTTTGGGGAATTGGAAGACGTTTAAAAACACGATTAGAAACGAAAGGAATTATAACTGCATTCGATTTTACACAATTAGCAAGTAGTTTGGTTTTAAAAGAATTCTCTATTGTAGAATGGCGTTTGCAGAAAGATTTACAAGGCATTTCTAAAATTTTATTAGAAGATACAACTTCTTCAAAAAAAATGATTGCAACTACGCGTAGCTTTGAGCGTACTTTTTCTAATATTCACGATATAAAAGAACGTGTTTCTACCTTTGCAACAAGTTGTGCGGAGAAGTTACGCAAACAAAACTCTAGTTGTTATATGCTAATTGTTATGTTGCGTAGCGATCGTCATAAAAAAGATGAAGCGCAACATAGCGTTAGTAAAACAGTGGTTTTTTCGAATCCTACAAATTCTACATTAACATTAAGTAGTGCGGCTGTTAAAGCGGTTTCTACTATTTTTAAAAGCGGAATTAAATACAAACGTGCAGGTGTTATTGTTACGGGTATTGTGGCAGAAGATAATTATCAATTAGATTTATTTTCTACTGAAAACCCAAAACACAAACCGTTAATGCAAGCTATTGATAAATTAAATCGTACTTTTAAAGCGGATAAAATTAAATTGGCAAATCAAGATTTAAAAAGAACTTGGAAAATGCGTCAAGAACGCTTATCGCCTAAATACACCACAAATATTAACGACGTAATTACTGTAAAATGA